One genomic segment of Desulfobulbaceae bacterium DB1 includes these proteins:
- a CDS encoding cell division protein FtsA, with protein MANQERGELVVGLDIGTTKICAVVGEVLDNQVDIIGVGTHPSVGLRKGVVVNIESTVNSIKKAVAEAEMMAGCNISSVYVGIAGSHVTGVNSDGVIAVKNREIRQEEIDKVVENAKAIPLGQDQEVIHVLPQEFKVDGQGGIQDPLGMTGVRLEAKVHIVTGSVTAVHNIIKCCNRAGLEVDDVVLEPIASAEAVLTPEEKELGVALIDIGGGTSDLAVFAENCIQRTYVLGIGGHNLTNDLSIGLRTPLKAAEKLKENYGCAVSSMIDKDQAIEVPSVGGRKSRKLSQRVMGEILEPRVEEMLSLINHELVNSGTKHMVNAGLVLTGGTAMLTHISDLAEQIFDLAVRIGYPRNIGGVTDVVNTPQCATGVGLVIYGMKCENERGIRDRGTKGIGGLARKIKGLFGKII; from the coding sequence ATGGCGAATCAGGAAAGAGGGGAATTGGTTGTCGGTCTCGATATCGGCACGACGAAAATCTGTGCCGTTGTCGGTGAGGTGCTCGATAATCAGGTTGATATAATCGGCGTCGGCACGCACCCTTCCGTCGGGCTGCGCAAAGGGGTCGTCGTCAATATTGAAAGCACGGTCAATTCCATTAAAAAAGCGGTGGCGGAAGCGGAAATGATGGCCGGGTGCAATATCTCGTCCGTTTATGTGGGAATTGCCGGCAGTCACGTCACCGGAGTTAACAGTGACGGCGTCATTGCCGTGAAGAATCGGGAGATTCGCCAGGAAGAAATCGATAAGGTGGTTGAAAACGCCAAGGCGATTCCCCTGGGACAGGATCAGGAGGTCATTCATGTTCTGCCCCAGGAATTCAAGGTGGACGGACAGGGAGGCATTCAGGATCCCCTGGGGATGACCGGGGTGCGGTTGGAGGCGAAGGTGCATATCGTCACCGGTTCGGTGACCGCCGTGCACAATATCATCAAGTGCTGCAATCGGGCGGGACTGGAAGTCGATGATGTCGTGCTGGAACCCATTGCCTCGGCTGAAGCGGTGCTGACCCCGGAAGAAAAAGAGCTGGGCGTGGCATTGATTGATATCGGAGGAGGAACATCGGATCTGGCGGTGTTTGCGGAAAATTGCATTCAGCGCACCTATGTGCTCGGCATCGGCGGGCACAATCTGACCAATGATCTGTCCATCGGACTGCGGACGCCTTTAAAGGCCGCGGAAAAGTTGAAGGAAAATTACGGCTGTGCCGTTTCTTCCATGATCGATAAAGATCAGGCGATCGAAGTGCCCAGTGTCGGGGGCAGGAAATCGCGCAAGCTGTCCCAACGGGTAATGGGCGAAATACTGGAGCCCCGGGTGGAGGAGATGCTCAGTCTGATCAACCACGAACTGGTCAATTCCGGCACCAAGCATATGGTGAACGCCGGGCTTGTCCTGACCGGCGGCACGGCAATGCTGACCCATATTTCCGATCTTGCTGAACAGATATTCGACCTGGCGGTCCGCATCGGCTATCCGCGCAATATCGGCGGAGTGACTGATGTGGTCAACACGCCGCAATGCGCCACCGGGGTCGGTCTGGTGATATACGGCATGAAGTGCGAGAACGAAAGAGGCATCAGGGATCGTGGTACAAAGGGGATAGGCGGGCTGGCCAGAAAAATTAAAGGTCTTTTCGGAAAAATAATATAG
- a CDS encoding undecaprenyldiphospho-muramoylpentapeptide beta-N-acetylglucosaminyltransferase produces MMGRREIRIVVSGGGTGGHLFPGIAVAEEVMARYPGSEVLFVGTGRPTDERVLAGKKFTKTSIRCAGLKGKSLWQKMSAMVQLPLATFAAARLMRAFRPRVVLGVGGYVTGPVLLAARLLGVPTCIHEQNSVPGMANRKLGRMVDRVFLSIPGSERYFPPEKCVLTGNPLRQELMRAAAAALPVRKKKTLLVLGGSLGAHRINTLMVEAMELLMKGTMEGLKIIHQTGPADEIMVGEGYRENGVEAEVAPFFDDMAGLYAGADLVVSRAGATSLAEMTLFGLPMILIPYPFAADDHQRKNGEYLVRGGAAQLFDQDALTPGKLADAIGKLINDPEKMAQMGRAAKKFARPDATGEIVAQCVNLIQ; encoded by the coding sequence ATGATGGGGCGGAGGGAGATTCGAATTGTTGTCAGCGGCGGAGGAACCGGAGGTCATCTTTTTCCCGGCATAGCGGTGGCCGAAGAGGTCATGGCGCGGTATCCAGGCAGCGAGGTGCTTTTTGTCGGCACCGGACGTCCCACCGATGAACGGGTGCTGGCCGGGAAAAAGTTCACGAAAACCTCAATTCGCTGCGCCGGCTTAAAGGGGAAATCCCTTTGGCAGAAAATGTCGGCAATGGTGCAGCTCCCCCTGGCGACATTTGCCGCGGCACGGCTGATGCGCGCATTCCGGCCGCGGGTAGTGCTGGGCGTGGGAGGATACGTGACCGGTCCGGTGTTGCTGGCGGCAAGACTTCTGGGGGTTCCGACCTGTATTCATGAACAGAATTCTGTTCCCGGCATGGCAAATCGCAAGCTGGGCAGAATGGTTGATCGGGTCTTTCTTTCCATTCCGGGCAGTGAACGATATTTTCCCCCGGAAAAATGCGTATTGACCGGCAACCCGTTGCGGCAAGAATTGATGAGGGCTGCTGCAGCGGCACTTCCGGTAAGAAAAAAGAAAACTTTGCTGGTACTCGGCGGCAGCCTTGGCGCGCATCGGATCAATACCCTGATGGTGGAGGCCATGGAGTTGTTGATGAAGGGCACGATGGAGGGTTTGAAGATTATCCACCAAACCGGGCCGGCGGATGAAATAATGGTTGGCGAGGGCTACAGAGAGAACGGGGTTGAGGCGGAGGTCGCGCCTTTTTTTGACGATATGGCGGGCTTGTACGCCGGGGCCGATCTGGTGGTGTCCCGGGCCGGAGCCACATCGCTTGCCGAAATGACCCTGTTTGGACTGCCCATGATCCTCATTCCCTATCCCTTTGCTGCGGATGATCATCAGCGCAAAAACGGAGAATATCTGGTGCGGGGTGGGGCTGCGCAGCTTTTTGACCAGGATGCGTTGACCCCGGGAAAACTGGCCGATGCCATCGGCAAACTGATCAATGACCCGGAAAAAATGGCCCAAATGGGGCGGGCGGCAAAAAAATTCGCCCGGCCCGATGCGACAGGGGAAATTGTTGCGCAGTGTGTGAACCTCATACAATAA
- a CDS encoding UDP-N-acetylenolpyruvoylglucosamine reductase, whose protein sequence is MFNDGIADFWNGEVHWNASMAAYTTFKVGGPAEAIVFPRGRNELSLLIQGLRKINVPWHLLGRGSNVLVADQGVKGVVIVLGRDYGAIEVDHQYADGALVRVEAGCGLGRLVNWTARHGLSGLEFAVGIPGSVGGAIVMNAGAWQKEMKDVLALVTVMNGRGCCSVKKTEEMHFAYRTWGEKKGIIALEGYFRLQSDDPETIRGRCVHYQELRKERQPHMVASGGSFFKNPCKGKSAGQLIDEAGLKGVSVGAAMVSPVHANFIVNTGGATAGEIVLLMELVQAKVKEQSGVWLEPEVRMLGMECVMPSLRSLAVEE, encoded by the coding sequence CTGTTCAACGACGGGATAGCTGATTTCTGGAACGGCGAGGTTCACTGGAATGCCTCCATGGCTGCTTACACCACCTTCAAGGTCGGCGGCCCGGCTGAAGCGATTGTTTTTCCCCGGGGGCGCAATGAACTTTCGCTGCTCATTCAGGGTTTGCGAAAAATCAATGTTCCCTGGCATTTGCTTGGCCGCGGCAGTAATGTGCTGGTGGCGGATCAAGGGGTAAAGGGCGTGGTGATTGTCCTTGGTCGTGATTACGGGGCCATTGAGGTGGACCACCAGTATGCGGATGGGGCGCTTGTCCGGGTGGAAGCGGGCTGCGGCCTGGGTCGGCTGGTCAACTGGACGGCGCGGCATGGATTGAGCGGCCTGGAGTTTGCCGTTGGAATTCCCGGCAGCGTCGGCGGTGCGATCGTGATGAATGCCGGGGCGTGGCAAAAAGAAATGAAAGATGTTCTCGCCCTGGTGACGGTGATGAACGGCAGGGGGTGCTGCTCGGTGAAAAAAACCGAAGAAATGCACTTCGCCTACCGGACATGGGGAGAAAAAAAAGGAATAATAGCCCTGGAAGGCTATTTTCGCCTGCAGTCGGATGATCCGGAAACAATACGGGGCAGGTGCGTGCATTACCAGGAATTGCGCAAGGAGCGGCAGCCGCACATGGTGGCAAGCGGCGGTTCGTTTTTTAAAAATCCGTGCAAGGGTAAATCCGCCGGGCAGCTGATTGATGAGGCGGGGCTGAAAGGTGTGTCGGTGGGTGCGGCCATGGTCTCGCCGGTTCATGCCAATTTCATTGTCAACACCGGCGGGGCGACGGCCGGCGAAATCGTGCTGCTGATGGAGCTTGTGCAGGCGAAGGTGAAAGAACAATCCGGTGTGTGGCTTGAGCCGGAAGTCAGAATGCTGGGCATGGAATGCGTCATGCCTTCTTTACGCTCTCTTGCTGTGGAAGAATGA
- a CDS encoding cell division protein FtsZ, translating to MEFKMAEESSRAKIKVFGIGGGGGNAVNTMVESKLQGVEFIAANTDLQALEHSKADIKLQLGPTVSKGLGAGAKPEKGRESAEESLDAIRSCLKGCDMVFITAGLGGGTGTGAAPIVAKMSKELGALTVAVVTKPFVFEGKARMKNAEAGWEQLKKHVDTIITIPNDRILSLTQKNTKFLDGMKMADNVLVQAVKGITDLINLPGYINPDFADVRTVMNEMGPALMGAGVSVGENRAIEAVNMAIASPLLQDISIDGAKGVLVNISAREDTLTMAEVTEATSKIYEEVHDDANIILGVIFDDSLGDELRVTVVATGIRVEEELEPLPEKVTQLVKKPEVKPVNGKFSFVNEEKLPQTVNGFMSQEPKKKSYKINIFDEDELDEPTFMRRNEN from the coding sequence ATGGAGTTCAAAATGGCGGAAGAATCATCGCGGGCCAAGATTAAGGTCTTCGGCATTGGCGGCGGCGGGGGAAACGCCGTGAACACCATGGTTGAAAGCAAACTTCAGGGTGTTGAATTTATTGCCGCGAATACGGATTTGCAGGCATTGGAACATTCCAAGGCGGATATCAAACTGCAGCTCGGTCCCACGGTCAGCAAAGGCCTGGGCGCAGGGGCGAAACCGGAGAAAGGCCGGGAATCCGCGGAAGAGAGTCTCGATGCCATCCGCAGCTGCTTGAAAGGTTGTGACATGGTGTTCATCACCGCCGGACTTGGCGGCGGCACCGGCACCGGCGCTGCACCCATTGTGGCCAAGATGAGCAAGGAGCTGGGCGCGCTGACCGTGGCGGTCGTAACCAAGCCCTTTGTTTTCGAGGGCAAGGCGCGGATGAAAAATGCCGAGGCCGGCTGGGAGCAGCTGAAAAAACATGTGGACACCATTATCACCATTCCCAATGACCGTATTCTTTCCCTGACCCAGAAAAACACCAAATTTCTCGACGGCATGAAAATGGCCGACAATGTGCTGGTGCAGGCGGTCAAGGGGATCACCGATCTCATCAACCTGCCCGGCTATATCAACCCTGATTTCGCCGATGTGCGCACGGTGATGAACGAAATGGGTCCGGCGCTGATGGGGGCCGGGGTAAGCGTGGGTGAAAACCGGGCGATTGAGGCGGTCAATATGGCCATAGCCAGCCCGTTGCTGCAGGACATCAGTATTGACGGGGCCAAGGGTGTGCTGGTGAATATTTCCGCCAGGGAGGATACCTTGACCATGGCGGAAGTGACCGAGGCCACCAGCAAGATTTATGAAGAAGTGCATGATGATGCCAACATCATCCTGGGCGTCATTTTTGATGATTCCCTGGGCGATGAGCTGCGGGTGACCGTGGTTGCCACCGGTATCCGGGTGGAAGAGGAGCTTGAACCCCTGCCGGAAAAAGTGACCCAACTGGTGAAAAAACCGGAGGTCAAACCGGTGAACGGCAAATTCTCCTTTGTCAACGAGGAAAAGCTTCCTCAGACGGTAAACGGTTTTATGTCCCAGGAGCCCAAAAAAAAATCCTATAAGATCAACATATTCGACGAGGATGAACTGGACGAGCCGACATTCATGCGCCGCAACGAAAATTAA
- a CDS encoding UDP-N-acetylmuramate--L-alanine ligase, translated as MYNKTKHIHFVGIGGIGMSGIAELLLNLGYKVSGSDLRETDITRRLAALGGRIHKGHEGAWVENADVVVISSAVKEDNPEVIAARAAFIPVIPRAEMLAELMRLKKFGIAVAGSHGKTSTTSLVGWILGQAGFDPTVVIGGKVNSLGTNAKLGEGEFLVAEADESDGSFLQLSPVIEVVTNIDLEHLDFYENIHQIKHVFLEFINKIPFYGVAVVCLDDDNIASLLPHIKKRVITYGLTTQADYSGRLIRTEGLTTRYEVCRGSEVLGEVRLAFPGRHNVLNSIAALAVGLELQIPFARIVEALASFSGVQRRLQIKGDVRGITVIDDYGHHPTEIKATLSSIRDAWPSRRIVVMFQPHRYSRTQGLFKEFCTAFHDADVLFLTEIYPASEKPIPGVTAESLMVGIKEHGQRQVFLAEKIDDVAALVLPVLEEGDVVLSLGAGDIWQAGEQIVAALS; from the coding sequence TTGTATAATAAAACGAAACATATTCATTTTGTCGGCATCGGCGGCATCGGTATGAGCGGCATCGCCGAACTGCTCCTGAATCTCGGCTACAAGGTGAGCGGATCCGACCTGCGTGAAACCGACATCACCAGAAGACTGGCTGCTCTCGGCGGCAGGATCCATAAAGGCCATGAAGGGGCATGGGTGGAAAATGCCGATGTGGTGGTTATTTCTTCGGCAGTGAAAGAAGACAATCCGGAGGTGATCGCGGCGCGCGCGGCCTTTATTCCGGTAATCCCCAGGGCGGAAATGCTGGCTGAGCTCATGCGGCTTAAGAAATTCGGTATTGCCGTGGCCGGCAGCCACGGCAAGACATCCACCACCTCCCTGGTCGGCTGGATTCTCGGCCAGGCAGGTTTTGACCCGACGGTGGTGATCGGCGGAAAGGTCAACAGCCTCGGCACCAATGCCAAGCTTGGCGAAGGAGAGTTTCTGGTGGCGGAGGCGGATGAAAGCGACGGTTCTTTTCTCCAGCTTTCGCCGGTGATTGAGGTGGTAACCAACATTGATCTGGAACATCTTGATTTTTATGAAAATATTCATCAAATCAAGCACGTTTTTCTGGAGTTCATCAACAAGATTCCTTTTTATGGAGTGGCCGTGGTCTGTCTTGATGACGACAATATCGCCTCGCTGCTGCCGCATATCAAGAAAAGGGTTATCACCTATGGGTTGACGACTCAGGCGGATTACAGCGGTCGCTTGATCAGGACGGAAGGATTGACCACCCGTTACGAGGTTTGCCGGGGCAGCGAGGTGCTGGGTGAGGTGCGACTGGCATTTCCGGGCAGGCACAATGTGTTGAACAGCATTGCCGCCCTGGCGGTCGGTCTGGAGCTGCAGATTCCCTTTGCCCGAATAGTGGAAGCCCTTGCCTCGTTTTCCGGGGTGCAGCGGCGTCTGCAGATTAAGGGTGACGTCCGGGGAATAACGGTTATTGATGATTACGGCCATCATCCGACGGAAATCAAGGCGACACTGTCCTCCATCCGCGATGCCTGGCCGAGCCGCCGAATTGTCGTCATGTTTCAGCCGCATCGTTATTCGCGCACGCAGGGACTGTTCAAGGAGTTCTGTACCGCCTTTCATGATGCGGATGTGCTTTTTTTGACGGAAATTTATCCTGCCAGTGAAAAGCCCATCCCGGGAGTCACTGCGGAAAGCCTGATGGTCGGGATCAAGGAGCATGGACAACGTCAGGTCTTTTTGGCGGAAAAGATTGATGATGTTGCCGCGTTGGTACTGCCCGTGCTGGAAGAAGGGGATGTCGTGCTCAGCCTGGGAGCCGGTGATATCTGGCAGGCCGGTGAGCAGATTGTCGCCGCATTGTCCTGA
- a CDS encoding sucrose synthase, producing MLARDLAQFISQNRETVAALFDRYRKSGKTLFLHSDLWDECKVFCREYCAGEYLDSPLAEMISKTQEATVVHPWFCFEVRPRVAHWQYFRFHLETLDVNEITIAEFLRVKESVVGCHSGDWQLEIDLGPFERNFPKMSQTRSIGRGVEYLNRRLSGRLSHDLTRGDELILSFLRVHSHQGVPFMISNQINSVESLQNSLRLAMEHLEKFGEETPWSELAGFLGKIGFEPGWGRTGKRIAENFSLLADILEAPDYRAIEKFFSRIPMIFNIVILSPHGYFGQENVLGLPDTGGQVVYILDQVRALEKEMRRRIHEQGLDVIPRILIVTRLIPEAGETTCDQRVEKVFGTENVHILRVPFRSATGQVIPHWISRFEIWPFLERFAADVKEEIISELGCRPDLIIGNYSDGNLVAYLLSHALGVTQCNIAHALEKTKYLFSALYWRDMEEKYHFSCQFTADLIAMNAADFIITSTYQEIAGSEAIVGQYESYATFTMPGLYRVIDGIDVFDPKFNIVSPGADEDVYFPYFDEERRHGHLHDEISELLFGGADRPDGRGMLADPEKPLLFTMARLDKIKNLTGLVAWYGESERLRSQANLLVVGGAIDPALSSDHEEQAQIRLMHDLFDRYGLDNQVRWLGVRLEKNLSGEIYRYIADRRGAFVQPAFFEAFGLTVIESMASGLPTFATRYGGPLEIIENGVSGFHIDPNHGERAAEIIAEFFEQCETDEAYWHALSQGAINRVQAKYTWARYANRLVSLSCIYGFWKFATNLERQETGRYLEMFYNLQFKRQAATLGVP from the coding sequence ATGCTTGCCAGGGACCTGGCCCAATTCATCAGTCAAAACAGAGAAACTGTAGCCGCGCTTTTTGACCGTTATCGCAAAAGCGGCAAAACCCTTTTCCTTCATTCCGATTTGTGGGACGAATGCAAAGTTTTTTGTCGGGAGTATTGTGCCGGCGAATACCTTGATTCCCCTCTGGCGGAAATGATTTCCAAGACCCAGGAGGCCACCGTGGTCCACCCGTGGTTTTGTTTTGAGGTGCGGCCCCGTGTCGCCCATTGGCAATATTTCCGTTTCCATCTTGAAACCCTGGACGTAAACGAGATCACCATCGCAGAATTTCTCCGCGTCAAGGAGAGTGTTGTCGGCTGTCACAGCGGAGACTGGCAGCTGGAAATCGATCTGGGGCCATTTGAGCGGAATTTCCCGAAAATGAGCCAGACACGCTCCATCGGCCGCGGCGTTGAGTACCTGAATCGGCGATTAAGCGGCAGGCTTTCGCATGATCTGACCAGGGGGGATGAGCTGATTTTGTCCTTTCTGCGGGTGCACAGCCACCAGGGCGTTCCCTTCATGATCAGCAATCAGATAAACAGTGTCGAATCCCTGCAGAATTCTCTTCGACTGGCCATGGAGCATCTTGAAAAATTCGGTGAAGAGACGCCATGGTCCGAACTCGCTGGTTTTTTAGGTAAAATAGGCTTTGAACCGGGCTGGGGAAGAACGGGAAAACGAATTGCCGAAAATTTCAGTCTGCTGGCCGACATACTGGAAGCACCGGATTATCGGGCCATTGAAAAATTCTTCAGCCGCATTCCCATGATTTTCAATATCGTTATTCTCTCGCCCCACGGCTATTTCGGGCAGGAAAACGTGTTGGGCCTGCCGGATACCGGCGGACAAGTGGTCTATATCCTCGATCAGGTCAGGGCTCTGGAGAAGGAGATGCGCCGACGGATCCATGAGCAGGGACTTGATGTGATTCCCCGCATTCTCATTGTTACCCGATTGATTCCCGAGGCGGGTGAAACCACCTGTGATCAGCGGGTGGAAAAGGTTTTTGGCACGGAAAACGTGCACATTCTTCGCGTTCCTTTCCGCAGCGCGACAGGCCAAGTGATTCCGCACTGGATTTCCCGTTTTGAAATCTGGCCGTTTCTCGAACGCTTTGCCGCTGATGTGAAGGAAGAAATAATATCGGAGCTCGGTTGTCGTCCTGATCTGATTATCGGCAACTATTCGGACGGCAATCTGGTGGCCTATCTTCTTTCTCATGCCCTGGGGGTCACCCAGTGTAATATCGCCCATGCCTTGGAGAAGACCAAATATCTCTTTTCAGCTCTCTACTGGCGGGACATGGAGGAAAAATATCATTTTTCCTGTCAGTTTACCGCCGACCTCATTGCCATGAATGCGGCTGACTTCATCATAACCAGCACCTATCAGGAAATAGCCGGAAGTGAAGCGATCGTAGGCCAGTATGAAAGTTATGCCACCTTTACCATGCCCGGCCTCTATCGGGTGATTGACGGTATTGATGTTTTTGATCCCAAGTTCAACATCGTTTCGCCCGGCGCGGATGAGGATGTCTATTTTCCCTATTTTGATGAAGAGCGACGCCATGGCCACCTGCATGATGAGATCAGTGAGCTTTTGTTTGGAGGGGCGGACAGACCGGATGGGCGGGGCATGCTGGCGGACCCGGAAAAGCCGTTACTGTTCACCATGGCCCGACTGGATAAAATCAAAAATCTGACCGGACTTGTTGCGTGGTATGGCGAAAGTGAGCGGCTGCGCAGCCAGGCAAATCTGCTGGTGGTCGGTGGGGCAATAGATCCCGCCCTGTCATCCGACCATGAAGAGCAGGCGCAGATCCGATTGATGCACGATCTTTTTGACCGGTATGGTCTTGACAATCAGGTGCGCTGGCTCGGGGTGCGTCTGGAAAAGAACCTGTCCGGCGAAATTTACCGCTATATCGCCGATCGCCGCGGTGCATTTGTGCAGCCTGCTTTTTTCGAGGCCTTCGGGTTGACGGTGATCGAGTCCATGGCCTCGGGGCTGCCCACCTTTGCCACTCGATATGGCGGGCCGCTGGAAATTATCGAAAACGGGGTCTCCGGGTTTCATATCGATCCGAACCATGGCGAACGGGCGGCGGAAATCATTGCCGAATTTTTTGAACAATGCGAAACCGATGAGGCATATTGGCATGCCCTCTCCCAGGGAGCGATAAACCGGGTGCAGGCGAAATATACCTGGGCGCGTTATGCAAACCGGCTGGTGTCGCTCTCCTGTATCTACGGGTTCTGGAAGTTCGCCACCAATCTGGAGCGGCAGGAAACCGGAAGATATCTTGAAATGTTTTATAACCTGCAATTCAAAAGGCAGGCGGCGACCCTCGGCGTCCCCTAA